The Azospirillum lipoferum 4B genomic sequence CTGGTCGCCGGCCCGGATGCGACCCAGCGCGACGTCGAACTGGTGCGCCAGGATCTGGGCCTCGACCAGCCGCTGTGGGTGCAATACGGACGCTTCCTCGGCAATGCGGTGCAGGGCGAGTTCGGGCGCTCGATGAAGACCAAGCGGCCGGTGTCGCAGGAGATCGGCGAACGCTTCATGCCGACCCTCTACCTCACCGTCGCCGCCATGGCGTGGGCGACGCTGGCAGGATTGCTGATCGGCGTGGCGTCGGCCACCAAGCGCGGGCGCTGGCAGGACCATGCCGGCATGATCGTCGCGGTGTCGGGCATCGCCTTCCCCTCCTTCTGGCTCGGCCTGCTGATGATCGACCTGTTCTCGGTCAAGCTCGGCTGGCTGCCGACCAGCGGTTACGGCACCTGGCAGCATTTCGTCATGCCGTCGCTGACTCTCGGCCTCGGCGTCGCCGCGGTGATGGCTCGCTTCACCCGATCCGCCTTCATCGAGATCGCGCGCGAGGATTACGTCCGCACCGCGCGGGCCAAGGGCGTGCCGGCGCGGCTGGTGGTGTGGAAGCACACGCTGCGCAACGCGCTGATCCCGATCATCACCATGGTCGGCCTGCAGTTCGGTTTCCTGCTGGGCGGGTCCATCGTGGTGGAGACGGTGTTCTCCTGGCCGGGGCTGGGCCGGCTGCTGGTGGATAGCGTCAATTACCGCGACTACACCGTCATCCAGGCGGAGATCCTGCTGTTCTCGCTGGAGTTCATCATCATCAACCTGCTGGTCGATGTGCTGTACGCCTTCGCCAACCCCGAGATTCGCTACTCATGACCACGACAGACGCAACCGGCGTGGCCGCCGCAACCCACGAAGCCGTCCGTTCGCCGCTGCGCGAGTTCTGGCGCAAGTTCCGGCGCAACCGCACCGCCATGGCCGCCGGCATCTGTCTGCTGGCGCTGGCTTTGGCGGCGGCGGCCGCTCCCTGGATCGCGCCCTTCGATCCGGCGGCCTTCGATTACGACCGCATCCTGGAAGGCCCGTCGGCCGACCATTGGGCCGGCACCGACGCCTATGGCCGCGACATCTTCAGCCGCATCCTGTGGGGTGCGCGCATCTCGCTGTCGGTCGGGCTGCTGTCGGTCATGCTCGGCGGGGTGGCCGGCGTGGCGCTGGGGCTGATCGCCGGCTTCCGCGGCGGCTGGATCGACAGCCTGATCATGCGCATCTGCGACGTGCTGCTGGCCTTCCCCGGCATCCTGCTGGCCATCGGCATCGTCGCCATCCTGGGGCCGGGCATCGAGAACGTCATCTATGCGGTGGCGATCTTCAGCATACCGGTCTTCGCCCGTCTGGTGCGCGGCAGCACGCTGTCGCTGAAGCGCGCGGTCTATGTCGACGCCGCCCGCGCCATCGGCGTGCGCGACCGGTTGCTGATGGTCCGCCACATCCTGCCGGGCACGCTGCCCAGCGTGATCGTCTATGTCTCCATGCGCATCGGCACCTCGATCCTGACGGCGGCGAGCCTCAGCTTCATCGGTCTCGGCGCCCAGCCGCCCAGCCCGGAATGGGGCGCCATGCTGGCCGACGGCCGCAGCTATATCGGCGTCGCCAGCCACGTCACCTTCTATCCCGGCCTCGCCATCTTCCTGACGGTGCTGGCCTTCAACCTGCTCGGCGACGGACTGCGCGATGCCCTCGACCCGAAACTCCGTTGAGCACGGCCAGCGTGCGCGGGCCTTCGGGCTCGCCTGCGGCCGGCTGACGCCGGGGCCGCGCAACGCCATCACGGACGTTCCGGGCGTGCGCGTCGGCCATGTCACGCTGGATGAGGGCGCCATCCAGACTGGAGTCACCGCCATCCTGCCCCATGCCGGCAACCTCTACCGCGACAAGCCGGTCGCCGCGGCAGAGGTGCTGAACGGTTTCGGCAAGAGCGTCGGCCTGATGCAGGTGGAGGAACTGGGGGCGCTGGAAACACCGATCCTGCTGACCAACACCCTGTCGGTCGGCACCGCGTCCACCGCCCTGGTCCGCCACGCCATCGCCGGCAATCCCGACATCGGCCGCACCACCGCCACCGTCAATCCGGTGGTGATGGAGTGCAACGACGGCCCGCTGAACGACATCCAGGCGCTGGCTGTGACCGAGGCCCATGCCGCCGCTGCGCTCGCCGCCGCGCTGTCCGACGCGGATGGGGCGGAGGTCGCGGTCGGATCGGTCGGGGCCGGGCGCGGCATGTCCTGCTTCGGCTTCAAGGGCGGCATCGGCACCTCCTCGCGCCGGCTGAAGCTCGACGGCAAACGCCATCATCTGGGCGTGCTGGTGTTGGCGAATTTCGGCCGGCCGGGGGAGCTGCGTCTGCCCGATGGCCGCCGCATCGCCCCGCCGGCCAAGGACGACGCGCCGGAAAAGGGCTCCGTCATCGTCATCGCCGCCACCGACGTTCCGCTCGACCATCGCCAGCTGCGCCGGGTGATCCGCCGCGCCGGGGTCGGGCTGGCACGGGTGGGATCCTTCTGGGGCCATGGCAGCGGCGACATCGCGCTGGGCTTCACCACCGCCAACCGCATCGACCATGACGAGCGGGCAGACATCGTTTCCCTGCGCATGCTGAACGAGCGCCGCATCGACGCCTTGTTCGAGGCGATGGCCGACGCGACACAGGAAGCCGTTCTCGACGCGCTGGCCGCTGCCACACCGGTGGTCGGCCGCAACGGCGCCAGCCGGCCATGCCTGTCAGACTTGCTGAATTCCGGGAGCACTCCGTGAAGATCTACATCTCCGCCGATATCGAAGGGGTGGCCGGCGTCGTCTCCCAGCAGCAGGTGACGCCGGGCAACGCTGAATACGAGCGCGCCCGCCGCCTGATGACCGCCGAGGTCAATGCCGCCATCGAAGGCGCGCTGGAAGCCGGTGCGACCGAAATCCTGGTCAACGACAGCCATGGCCCGATGGTCAACCTGCTGCCGGATGAGCTTCACCCGGCCGCCGAACTGATCCTCGGCCGCCCCAAGCCCATCGGCATGTTCGCCGGGCTGGAGCCGGACGCCGCCGGGGTGATGTGCGTCGGCTTCCACACCTCGGCGCGCCAGTACGGCATCCTCGCCCACACCACCAACAGCTTCGCCTTCGGCCGGGTGCGGGTGAACGGGCTGGAACTGGGCGAGGCCGGCAATTACGGTGCCTATGCCGGCGAGATCGGCGTGCCGGTGATCCTGCTGAGCGGCGACGACCGCTTCGCCGCCGAGATGGCCCCGCTGTTCCCGGACGCCGAGCAGGTGGTTGTCAAGCAGGCGCTGGGCCAGCGCGCCGCCCGCTCCGTCGCCCCGTCGGTCGCCCGTGGCCGCATCCGCGAGGCCGCGACCCGCGCCGTCCGCCGCGCCGGAACCATTCCGCCTTTCCGCGTTCCGCCCCAAGCCGACGGTGCGCCCTACCGGCTGGAGATCGAGATGAACAGCCCGGCGCTGGCCGATCTGGCGTCACTGATTCCGGTTGCCGAACGATCCGATCCCGTGACAATCAGCCTCCCCGCCGACAGCATGGCCGCAGTGCTCGGCTGGATCAACACCCTGTCCGCCATGTCGGCCACCCTGCGTTGAGACCCACCCCCATGACCCTTTCGCACCCGCAGCCCTTCGCCCTTGCCATCCATGGCGGCGCCGGCACCATCAAGCGCAGCGCCCTGACCCCGGCGCTGACCGAGGGCTACCACGCCGGCCTGCGCCGGGCGCTCGCCGCCGGGCATGAGGTGCTGGCCGACGGCGGCAGCGCGCTCGACGCCGTCACCGCCGCCGTGATGGCGCTGGAGGACGAGCCGCTGTTCAACGCCGGCCGCGGCGCCGTCTTCACCGCAGAGGGCGTGCAGGAGATGGACGCCGCCATCATGGACGGCCGCGACCGCGCCGCCGGTGCGGTGGCCGGGTTGTTCGGCCCGCGCAACCCCATCCTGGCCGCCCGCGCGGTGATGGAGCAGACCGAGCATGTGTTGCTGATCGGCGAGG encodes the following:
- the gsiC gene encoding glutathione ABC transporter permease GsiC; protein product: MLKYLVGRVAGILPVLLVISVFVFGFVHLLPGDPARLVAGPDATQRDVELVRQDLGLDQPLWVQYGRFLGNAVQGEFGRSMKTKRPVSQEIGERFMPTLYLTVAAMAWATLAGLLIGVASATKRGRWQDHAGMIVAVSGIAFPSFWLGLLMIDLFSVKLGWLPTSGYGTWQHFVMPSLTLGLGVAAVMARFTRSAFIEIAREDYVRTARAKGVPARLVVWKHTLRNALIPIITMVGLQFGFLLGGSIVVETVFSWPGLGRLLVDSVNYRDYTVIQAEILLFSLEFIIINLLVDVLYAFANPEIRYS
- a CDS encoding ABC transporter permease subunit, with translation MTTTDATGVAAATHEAVRSPLREFWRKFRRNRTAMAAGICLLALALAAAAAPWIAPFDPAAFDYDRILEGPSADHWAGTDAYGRDIFSRILWGARISLSVGLLSVMLGGVAGVALGLIAGFRGGWIDSLIMRICDVLLAFPGILLAIGIVAILGPGIENVIYAVAIFSIPVFARLVRGSTLSLKRAVYVDAARAIGVRDRLLMVRHILPGTLPSVIVYVSMRIGTSILTAASLSFIGLGAQPPSPEWGAMLADGRSYIGVASHVTFYPGLAIFLTVLAFNLLGDGLRDALDPKLR
- a CDS encoding DmpA family aminopeptidase → MPSTRNSVEHGQRARAFGLACGRLTPGPRNAITDVPGVRVGHVTLDEGAIQTGVTAILPHAGNLYRDKPVAAAEVLNGFGKSVGLMQVEELGALETPILLTNTLSVGTASTALVRHAIAGNPDIGRTTATVNPVVMECNDGPLNDIQALAVTEAHAAAALAAALSDADGAEVAVGSVGAGRGMSCFGFKGGIGTSSRRLKLDGKRHHLGVLVLANFGRPGELRLPDGRRIAPPAKDDAPEKGSVIVIAATDVPLDHRQLRRVIRRAGVGLARVGSFWGHGSGDIALGFTTANRIDHDERADIVSLRMLNERRIDALFEAMADATQEAVLDALAAATPVVGRNGASRPCLSDLLNSGSTP
- a CDS encoding M55 family metallopeptidase, with protein sequence MKIYISADIEGVAGVVSQQQVTPGNAEYERARRLMTAEVNAAIEGALEAGATEILVNDSHGPMVNLLPDELHPAAELILGRPKPIGMFAGLEPDAAGVMCVGFHTSARQYGILAHTTNSFAFGRVRVNGLELGEAGNYGAYAGEIGVPVILLSGDDRFAAEMAPLFPDAEQVVVKQALGQRAARSVAPSVARGRIREAATRAVRRAGTIPPFRVPPQADGAPYRLEIEMNSPALADLASLIPVAERSDPVTISLPADSMAAVLGWINTLSAMSATLR